A window of Paraburkholderia sp. ZP32-5 genomic DNA:
GCTGTCCGACATCGTGGCCAATTCGGCGTTTGATTCCAACGATACCGCGCTCGTCAAGGAGCATCTGCGCCGCATGGTGTCGGTGCAGGTCGAATGGAGCACGGGCACGTCGAGCCAGAAGCCCGGTCGCAAGTGGGGCATCTCGACGCTGATCGCCGACGCCGAAATTCTCGAAGATCCGACCACCCGTCGCGTGTGGGTCGAGTTTTCCTTTGCGCCGAAGATCAAGAAAAAGCTGCTCGATCCGGTTCAGTACGCGCGTCTGAGCCTGCAGTTCCAGAGCCAGTTGCGCAGCAGCGCGGGCCTCGCGCTTTACGAGATCTGCGTACGCTATCTGACCAACCCGAGTCATCTGACGATGCGCGAGACGTGGGAATGGTGGCGCCCGATTCTGTCGGGTACGCCGGACACCGAAGCGGGTGACGAAGCGAAGCGCGAGTACAAGTATTTCAAGCGCGACTATCTGCGCCCGGCCATTGCCGAGGTCAACGCCGTCACGAACATCTTCGTCGAGCTGATCGAACATCGGGAAGGCCGGCGTGTGGCGGAAATTCAGTTTCGCGTGACCGAGCGCAAGCAGCCGATGCTCGCGCTCGACGAACATCCGAACGTATTCGACAGCACGCTCGTCGACCGGATGGTGAAGATCGGCATCCCGCTGAAAGAGGCGCAGACGCTGTACGCGGACAGTGAGGAAAACCGCATCCGCGCCGCGTTGCAGATGACCGAGCAACGCATGCGCAGCACGTCGCTGCCCCCGGTGCGCAGCGCGCCGGCGCTGTTCAAGGATGCGTTGAAGAAGGGTTATGCGCCGCCGGTCGAGGCGCTGCCGCTCACCGGTGGCACCGGCAAAGCCGCCGTTGCGCCGGCCGACGATCTGAAGGCGCGTCTGCTCGGCGAATACTCGGCGTACCGCCGCAAGCAGGCGTACGAGTTGTACAACGAGCAAGGTGAGTCGGAACGGGATATCGCGCGGCAGTCGTTCGAGGAAGAGGAACTGCCGGGGCTGGGCACGCACATGCGCGACGACTGGCGTCGTCGTGGACTGGACTCGAAGATCGTCGAAACGGCGTTTTTCGATTGGCTCGCGCGCAGAACCTGGGGCGAGCCGACCGATGGCGATCTGCTCGCCTTTACGCTGAGCCAGTCACGCGCGGCCTGATGGCGGCACGTTTGATGGCCGGTCTGGTTGTCTGTCCGGCCGCCTGATTTTGCGGTGATGAGTCTGCCGGTTGCGTTGAGGGCGGCGACGAACACATGCCGCCCGGACCACTTTTACTTCAGCATCTTTTCAATCTGCCGGAGGATGTCATCGCGCTTTTCGCGCGACAGGCCTTTCAGGCGCAGCTCGAGGCGATCGTCTCCGTATGACTTTAGATCGCCGACAGAGACTCCCTCAAGCTTGATTTCCAGACGCTGCGCGTAGCGCTGCCGGCCGGCGGGCTTCGCGTTTTCCTGCGTGGTCGCCCGGCCTTTGACGATATCGGCGACCTGCCGCGTGCTCAGATCGTCGGAGAGGATCCGGTTGATCAGCCGCAGCGTGGCGTCCGCGCCTCGGGCCGTGTGATAGCGGCCCACCTGATACGCCATGTTCGAGCCGAAGCGGTCGGTGCGGGCGACCATTTCCTGCATGACGGCTTCCGGCAACTTGGCGATGGACAGAGCGACTGCGATGGTCGATTCGTCGAGTCCCAGATGCTCGGCAAGCTCCTTCTGGCTCTGGAAGTGCCGCTCGTCGAGAAAGCGTTTCCAGACGACTGCATTGTCGAACACAGTCTGCGAGTCGCGCTGGACGTTGAGGTCGTAGCCGAGCTTGTAGCTCTCGATGCCGATCGGCAGGTCGATGACGATCGCCTTCACCGACTCTTTGTTCGCTTCCTTCAGCGCACGCACGCGCCGGCCGCCGTCGCTGACGAAATAGGTACCGGGATTATCGTAATCGGGGATCACGTGGATCGCCTGCTGCTGCCCCTGCTTCGCCAGATTAACGGCGAGCTCGGCAATCGACGATTTCAGATAAAAGTGCCGCGGATTGAACGGGCTCGGCTTGATGGTTTTGAGCGCGAGTTCGATCACCTGGCCCGGTCGGTAGCCGTGTTCGAGTCTCCACGCGCGGTAGGCGGCTGACTCGTCGGTCGTGTCGACGGCGTCGACTTCCTGGAGCCGCGGCGGCACGATGGCCGGAATCGCGCGTCCCGGAGACACGGTGTTCGCGGGTTCGTTTCTGACCAGGCCGTCGATCGCGTTCAGGCGATCAAGAGCGGTGCGCTTTTCGCTGCTGGTGGTGTCGGGGCGTGCTTGAAAGCCTTTGGCGAATTGGGACGGTTTCATTCAGGGTCCTTTATGCGCATAAATTTCACGGGAGCAAGGCGGCGATCTCATTCGCGCACGCCCGTACTTCGATAGCGGCGAGTTTGGCGCCGCGGTCGTTCATCTGAAGGACCGTTTGCCCGAGCGCCATCGCCTGCTTGTAGGCTTCGCGCGTCGGGATCTGGGTCTTGAGCAGAGGGAAACCGAGTTCCTCCAGCGCACGCTTCAGCTCGCGCGTCAGCATCCGTTTCTCTTCGGTCTTGTTGAGCAGGAAGACGGCACGCAGGTCTTCGTTCATCACCTGGGCTTGCTGAACCAGTTTGACGAGACCGATGCTCGACCAGTAGTCGGCAGGCGAAGACGAGGTGGGGATTACCGCGACGCTTGCGGCAAGCAGCACAACGCCGGAGACTTTTTCGGTAATGGAGGGCGGACAGTCGACGACGATGATGTCGTAGTCAGCCACGAATTTCTTGATCTCGCGATGGATCTGGCTGCCGGCTTCGGAGAGGTTGACGACCGCGAATGGGATGCCTACGTCACCGTCAGAGGAGGCACTGGCCCAATGGAT
This region includes:
- a CDS encoding replication initiation protein, with the protein product MATKRAKKTDVVSPSSAELRKAVEAIAIQPKSGKITLLTRKLFNVLLAVAQQADESGDTYRALLSDIVANSAFDSNDTALVKEHLRRMVSVQVEWSTGTSSQKPGRKWGISTLIADAEILEDPTTRRVWVEFSFAPKIKKKLLDPVQYARLSLQFQSQLRSSAGLALYEICVRYLTNPSHLTMRETWEWWRPILSGTPDTEAGDEAKREYKYFKRDYLRPAIAEVNAVTNIFVELIEHREGRRVAEIQFRVTERKQPMLALDEHPNVFDSTLVDRMVKIGIPLKEAQTLYADSEENRIRAALQMTEQRMRSTSLPPVRSAPALFKDALKKGYAPPVEALPLTGGTGKAAVAPADDLKARLLGEYSAYRRKQAYELYNEQGESERDIARQSFEEEELPGLGTHMRDDWRRRGLDSKIVETAFFDWLARRTWGEPTDGDLLAFTLSQSRAA
- the parA gene encoding ParA family partition ATPase: MAAEIIAVTQQKGGVGKSTIAMHLGAAFHEKGKRVLVVDADGQNTLIHWASASSDGDVGIPFAVVNLSEAGSQIHREIKKFVADYDIIVVDCPPSITEKVSGVVLLAASVAVIPTSSSPADYWSSIGLVKLVQQAQVMNEDLRAVFLLNKTEEKRMLTRELKRALEELGFPLLKTQIPTREAYKQAMALGQTVLQMNDRGAKLAAIEVRACANEIAALLP